In Rhodococcus pseudokoreensis, the DNA window CTGGACCCGCGCGAACCGCAGTGCACGGTTCTTCGACTACGTCGCCGACCGGCTGTCCGCGGGCAGTCAACCGGACATCGCGACGATGGGCGACGCCGCCTACATCCTGCGGAGCACCGCGTTCTACAGCAACGGAAAATTCGGGCTCGCAGATTTCGATCGGCTCGGTGCCGACCATCCCCTGCGACTGCCCTACCGTGCGCACATGCTGACCGCCTGGTTGCTGCGTGAATTCAGCTACGACCTGGTCGAGCACTGTGCCCGGGCCCGGAACCCGCGGGCCGCGCGGCTGTCCGGAGACTGGCGACGCTACCTCGGACTCGGCAACGCGACCGGTCTCGGCATGGTGCCCTACGTCGTCAATCATCCGCAGGTGCTCGACGCCTGGTGCGCCACCCGCGAACTGCCCCTCGCACATGCGCTGGCGCAGACGACCGCACCCGGTGACCCGTGCGTCCACCTCGCCCGCGACCTGCTCGACCGCGCCACGCTCTACTTCGCCGAGCGCGCAGAGATGCCGACGGCACCCTTCGTTACCTGTGGCGAACTCTCCTCCCAACTCGACGTGCTCCGGGGCGTGCTGTCCGAGTACATCGGCTCCGGGACCATCGACGGCAGGCCGACCGACCACGCCTGGCAGGCACTGCACGACCGCGCCGCGTCGATCGGCGCGGAGGCCCGCGGAGTGATGGACTCCGTGATCGTCGAGGTGCATCCGGAACTCGACACCGAGGTCGAGGAATTGCTGTACTGCGATCAGCGGCAGGTCGTCCGACCTGCGCAGACCTGCGCCCAGCTCCGCGCCGTCCTCCGGGACCGTTACGCATGGGTGCAGCGTTTCGACTTCGACGATCCCGACGAGCAGACCCATTTCTGGTTCTCGTCCGAGAACAACGAGGAGCCGCGCCGGGGACGCCGCGGCGTGGATCCGGGCGAGCACGTCGAGCATCCGATCGACGTCGCCCGATCCGTGGCCGCCCTGGAACGCGATCTGGAATCCGCTCGCGACGACGCCGCTGTCGCCGCGTTTCTCGTCGAACATCCGCGGCACCGCGGCACCGTCGCGCGCGTCCAGACGCTCACCGACGTCCCGTACGCCGAGGCCCGCGACAACCTGCTCGCCCGGAACTTCCTGCCCCTGAATCTGCAGCGCTTCCAGCTGGCGATGTACGGGATGGACAACTACATGCCGCAATCGACCGACTGGCTGCGGGTGACCCTCTACTCGGGAGCCCCACGGGCCGAGGACGTCGCCGCCGGGGTGGACGACGACTGGATCTTCACCCGCAAGCCGCGAAAGGACGCCTAGTGCACACGCTCACACACTCCGACCTGCTGGTGGTAGACGGACTTCAAATCAACAACTGGGACCGGAAAGTCCTCGAGGAACTGCGCGCCGGTGGTGTCACCGGGGTGAACGCCACCTGCGCGGTGTGGGACGGTCCGGCCGACACGCTCGGCGCCGTCGCACAGTGGTATCAGCTGGCCGCCGACAACGACGACATCGTCACCCTCGCGGAAACTTCCGCGGACATTCGCAACGCGAAGCGGGACAACCGGATCGCCGTGCTGCTCGGGTTCCAGAATTCGTCGCCGTTCGGGGACGACTATCGCATGGTGGAGATCTTCCACCGACTGGGCGTGCGCGTCGCCCAGCTCACCTACAACATTCAGAACCTGGCGGGCGGCGCCTGCTACGACGAGCACGATTCGGGACTCACTGCGTTCGGGCGCATCATGATCGCCGAGATGAATCGCGTCGGCATGCTCGTCGACCTCTCCCACGTCGGGAACCGCACCTGCCTGGACGCGATCGACGCGTCCCGCACGCCCGTCGCGATCACGCATTCGAACCCGACCTGGTTCGTCGACAGCCCCCGCAACAAACCGGACGAGGTGATCGACGCGCTGGCCGCGCGCGGTGGCGTGATCGGCTGCTGCCTCTACCCGAACGTCCTGGGAGGGGAATCCACGTCCAGCGCGGATTTCGCGGTCATGGTCGCACGGCTCGTCGACCAGATCGGTCCCGACCACGTCGCGATCGGCAGTGACTGCACCCGCAACTGGTCGGAGGACTACGTCGCGTGGCTGCGCAACGGTCGCTGGCGACCGCCCAGCCAGAACCCCGTCGAACCCGAGTGGCCGATGTGGCCGAACTGGTTCTCGGGCCCGTCGGACTTCCCGGTTCTCACCGAGTGCCTGCAGAAGGTCGGCCTCGACGACGGAACCATCGCGAAAATCCTCGGCGAGAACTGGTTGCGGATCTTCGACGACGTCTTCCCCGGACTGCCCGAATCACAGGAACGCCGATGACCGACATGCTCACCCACACAATCGAAGACGACACCGCTCTCCCGCCGGGAAACCGAATCAGGCTGGCGGTACGAGAGGTTCGCGAGACGGCGTTCCGCGCCCTGTACGCCGCGGGCGTCAGCGCGGGCGAGGCCGGTGGCGCGGCCGACATCGTGACGGCCATGCAACTCCACGCCCGCAGCGGCATCGACACGCTCTTGACGACGATCGCCGAACTCGAGTCGCCGACCGGCCCCGCCGGCGTCACGCTGACGAGAGGCCCGGACGTCGACATCGTCGACCGGTCGCCGCGGAGCGCCCTGCTCACGGGTCCGCCGGCCGTCGATCTGGCCCTGTCGCAGTCCCGTCCGGTCCTCCTGCCCCGGATGCTCGATCACGACGTCGTCGCCTGGTACGCCCTGCACGCCGTCACACCCGGTGCCGCGCTGCGCCTGGTCACGTTCGACGACGATGGGCACCCGGCCGACGCGACCGTCGTGACGGGGGCGGGCGACATGTACCGCGACGTCCCCGTCGCGGCGCTCACCACTGGCGTACCGTACGGCGCGGGAACGCTCCTCCAGGCCGCGTCGCCTGCTGCACCCCTGTCCCGTCCCGTCCACACCGCCGCCGAACGCGAGACGCGTTACCGCCACGCCGTCTCCTACGGCGTGTTCGTCGACGCCGCGATGTGGTCGCGCGCCTACGAACTCGGCAGGCGTTTCCTCGTCCCGGAGGCACACTCG includes these proteins:
- a CDS encoding membrane dipeptidase; this encodes MHTLTHSDLLVVDGLQINNWDRKVLEELRAGGVTGVNATCAVWDGPADTLGAVAQWYQLAADNDDIVTLAETSADIRNAKRDNRIAVLLGFQNSSPFGDDYRMVEIFHRLGVRVAQLTYNIQNLAGGACYDEHDSGLTAFGRIMIAEMNRVGMLVDLSHVGNRTCLDAIDASRTPVAITHSNPTWFVDSPRNKPDEVIDALAARGGVIGCCLYPNVLGGESTSSADFAVMVARLVDQIGPDHVAIGSDCTRNWSEDYVAWLRNGRWRPPSQNPVEPEWPMWPNWFSGPSDFPVLTECLQKVGLDDGTIAKILGENWLRIFDDVFPGLPESQERR